In Asterias rubens chromosome 10, eAstRub1.3, whole genome shotgun sequence, the following proteins share a genomic window:
- the LOC117295612 gene encoding 1-phosphatidylinositol phosphodiesterase-like, with protein MARVMLLIMPATFDHPHRKHGVMEVECRNYKDVGYSPVDTSRWMSTISDDRQTSDLSLPGTHESMSLYGGCWAQCQSWSLATQYNAGVRFVDIRCRHFNNSLPIHHGVIYQHANFDDVLKTTIAFLDAHPTEIIFMRIREEYLPKNNTTTFAEAVQTCVNKYPPERLWCGDSIPRVGEARGMLVVLRNYYGSATFGLPYGDLDIEDRWVIPSLLPRDITTKWNSVRSHLEKAQQGSRSTLYLTYSSGASALACPCAVSRQLNSLLAKFFHGQARSTH; from the exons ATGGCACGTGTCATGCTATTAATTATGCCAGCAACCTTTGACCATCCACACCGGAAGCATGGAGTGATGGAGGTAGAATGCCGGAA TTATAAAGATGTTGGCTATAGTCCAGTCGACACATCACGGTGGATGTCGACAATTAGTGATGATCGTCAAACGTCAGATCTGTCACTACCAGGAACCCATGAGTCCATGAGCCTATATGGTGGTTGTTGGGCACAATGTCAGTCATGGTCCTTAGCCACCCAGTATAATGCTGGAGTTCGCTTTGTCGACATACGTTGTCGACATTTCAACAATAGCCTGCCAATCCACCATGGTGTCATTTACCAACATGCTAATTTTGATGACGTGTTAAAGACAACCATAGCTTTCTTGGATGCTCATCCGACGGAAATCATCTTTATGCGTATTAGGGAGGAGTACCTACCCAAAAATAACACTACAACTTTTGCAGAGGCTGTACAGACTTGTGTAAATAAATATCCACCAGAAAGATTGTGGTGTGGGGATAGTATCCCCCGAGTAGGAGAGGCAAGAGGTATGCTTGTGGTACTCAGGAACTATTACGGTTCAGCTACCTTTGGATTACCGTACGGTGACTTAGATATTGAAGATCGGTGGGTCATTCCAAGTCTTCTGCCAAGAGATATTACAACAAAGTGGAACAGTGTACGGAGCCATCTGGAAAAGGCTCAGCAGGGATCCAGAAGTACGCTGTATCTAACATACAGCAGTGGAGCGAGTGCCCTTGCTTGCCCATGCGCAGTATCTAGGCAACTCAACTCACTTCTTGCCAAGTTCTTTCATGGGCAGGCAAG ATCCACACATTGA